One stretch of Streptomyces peucetius DNA includes these proteins:
- a CDS encoding SWIM zinc finger family protein: MTPRTRPGSRPGPPAGPHHDDQRRTFPALEPLAGQETATTWWGNAWVEALEETALDPARLVRGRAYAARGHVAAITVTPGRVMAYVQGSRPRPYRTEIRLRTLSDDDWDDFLAAAAARPDHIAALLDKDVPQALASTAELLPTPDDLIPDCSCPDDGYPCKHAAALSYQTARLLDEDPFVLFLMRGRGEREILSALSRRNATRSAAEHTAAASAAPLATVPAGEAVAAATTLPPLPPPFTAPRRPGRPPAYPHVPGAPDPLALDLLAGEAAGRAHALLTTGHDPVAALTRWQDTVRLAAAHPGSGLTASTRALYRDLAAAADRTPTDLARAVAAWRQGGPEALSVLEEPWDPPAGPFDRARPALAAADFPDFRPWRNHLSARSLQLRLGRNGLWYQYESDPDREDWWPRGTPDTDPVGALAALLGR, from the coding sequence ATGACCCCGCGTACGCGCCCCGGCTCGCGACCCGGCCCGCCGGCAGGGCCGCACCACGACGACCAGCGCCGGACCTTCCCCGCGCTCGAGCCGCTCGCCGGGCAGGAGACAGCCACGACCTGGTGGGGCAACGCCTGGGTGGAGGCCCTCGAGGAAACCGCCCTCGACCCGGCGCGCCTGGTGCGCGGCCGGGCCTATGCCGCCCGCGGCCATGTCGCCGCCATCACGGTGACGCCGGGCCGCGTCATGGCGTACGTGCAGGGCAGCCGCCCCCGTCCGTACCGGACCGAGATCCGTCTGCGCACCCTCAGCGACGACGACTGGGACGACTTCCTGGCCGCGGCGGCGGCCCGCCCCGACCACATCGCGGCCCTCCTCGACAAGGATGTCCCGCAGGCGCTGGCGAGCACCGCCGAACTGCTGCCCACACCGGACGACCTGATCCCCGACTGCTCCTGCCCGGACGACGGTTACCCCTGCAAGCACGCCGCGGCACTCAGCTACCAGACGGCCAGGCTGCTCGACGAGGACCCGTTCGTGCTCTTCCTGATGCGCGGCCGCGGAGAACGGGAGATCCTCTCCGCGCTCTCCCGCCGTAACGCGACGCGTTCCGCCGCCGAGCACACCGCGGCCGCGTCAGCGGCGCCCCTGGCGACAGTGCCGGCGGGCGAGGCCGTCGCCGCTGCCACCACGCTGCCGCCCCTGCCGCCGCCCTTCACCGCCCCCCGGCGACCCGGCCGTCCCCCGGCCTATCCGCACGTACCCGGCGCTCCTGACCCGCTCGCACTGGACCTGCTCGCCGGTGAGGCCGCCGGACGGGCCCACGCCCTGCTCACCACGGGTCACGACCCGGTCGCCGCTCTGACCCGCTGGCAGGACACCGTCCGGCTCGCCGCCGCCCATCCCGGCTCGGGCCTGACCGCCTCCACCCGCGCCCTGTACCGGGACCTCGCCGCAGCGGCCGACCGTACGCCCACCGATCTGGCCCGTGCCGTCGCCGCGTGGCGGCAGGGCGGACCGGAGGCCCTGTCCGTGCTGGAGGAGCCGTGGGATCCGCCCGCCGGCCCCTTCGACCGGGCACGCCCGGCCCTGGCCGCCGCGGACTTCCCCGATTTCCGGCCCTGGCGCAACCACCTCTCCGCGCGTTCGCTCCAGCTCCGGCTCGGTCGCAACGGCCTCTGGTACCAGTACGAGTCGGACCCCGACCGCGAGGACTGGTGGCCGCGCGGCACCCCCGACACCGACCCGGTCGGGGCGCTCGCCGCGCTCCTCGGGAGGTGA